Within Halorubrum lacusprofundi ATCC 49239, the genomic segment GCCGTCTCGGTCGCCGTCGCCCGAAACACCAGCGTCAGGTAGACGATACCGTTCTCGTGGGCCCGGAACGCCTCGAACTCGTCGAACCCGTCCGCCTCGACCAGTTCTGTGAGCCGATCGAACTCCTCGCTCGACAGCAGCACGTCGAGTCCGACCTTTTCGTCGGCTGAGTCGCCGGGTGCGGGGACCGGCACCACGTCACCGGGGACGGCTGCGAACGCCGTCCATCCGCGATCCCGGTACTCCTCGGCGGTCGCACGGCACTCCTCGATGACCGTGGTCCACGTGTCGTCGTCGTCCGCGAGCGGGTGATCTTCCACGTCCATGCACGGCGTAGGCGGTCGGCGGCGGGTAAAGGTTCCCTCCTGTCTGCTGTCATCCGGCGGACGACTGAAGGCAAAAGTATATCCATAGACGGTCGGAAACTCGCCACATGCCTCCTCTACTTTCGCTCTCTGACGTCCGTACCCAGTTCTCGACGGAACGGGGACAGGTGAAGGCGGTTGACGGAATCGATCTGGAGATCCGCGAAGGCGAGACCGTTGGACTCGTCGGCGAATCGGGCTCCGGGAAAAGCGTCACGGCGCTGTCGACGATGGGGCTCGTCGACGACCCCGGCGAGATCGTCGGCGGAACCGTCGAGCTGACGGACGCCCGAGTTGCGGACGAGCTCCGCGACCGGTACGACGCCGCTGAATTCGTCGACGGCGACACGATCGATCTCACGGCCGCCCCCGAGGAGGCGCTTCGGTTCGTCCGCGGCCGGGAGATAAGCATGATCTTCCAAGACCCGATGACGTCGCTGAACCCTTCAGTGACGGTCGGCGAGCAGGTCGCAGAGAGTCTCAAACTCCATCAGTACGGCGGGCGTCGCAAGGACTCGTGGTTCAACGCGGTGCGCGAGATCCTCCCGAAGATCAGCCGCGACGTGGACGACGAAGTCCGCGAAGAGACCATTGAGGTGCTTGAAGAGGTCGGCATCCCGGAACCGGGCGCGCGGATCGACGAGTACCCGCACGAGTTCTCCGGCGGGATGCGCCAGCGGGTGCTCATCGCGATCGCGTTAGCCTGTCAGCCGGGGCTGCTCGTGGCCGACGAGCCGACGACCGCGCTGGACGTGACCATTCAGGCGCAGATCCTCGACCTGATAGACGACCTGCAGGCCGACCTGGGGATGTCGGTGCTGATGATCACTCACGACCTCGGCGTCGTGGCCGAGACGTGCGACCGCGTCGCGGTGATGTACGCCGGCGAGATCGTCGAAGAGGGCCCCGTCGAGGAAATCTTCGGGAACCCGTCGCACCCGTACACGTACACGCTCCTCGAGTCCCTCCCGAGCGAGGAGAAAGAGCGCCTCACGCCGATCGAGGGGAACGTCCCCGACCTCATCGATATGCCGTCGGGGTGTCACTTCGCGCCGCGGTGCCCGTGGGCGACCGAGGAGTGTACGAGCGGCGAGATCCCGTACCTCCAGCACGGCGCCGAGGATGTCGACCATCGGTCGAAGTGCATCATGGAGTCGTTCGACAAGAACGAGTACGGCGACGACGCTGTCGGCCCCGGGCGCGACCGGTCGATCGGCGAGCCCCTCGTCGAGATCGACGGACTCCGGAAGTACTACGAACAGACGGACAGCGTGCTCGACCGGGTTCTCGGTGCCGACGACCGCAGCGTGAAGGCGGTCGACGGGATCGACTTCACGATCAACCGCGGCGAAACGCTGGGACTCGTCGGCGAATCCGGTTGCGGGAAGTCGACGGCCGGGCGAGCGCTGTTACACCTCACCAAACCGACCGACGGCCGGGTGGTGTTCGCCGGGACCGACCTCACGGAACTCGACGGATCGGCGCTGCGAGAGCAGCGGAAGAACCTCCAGATGATCTTCCAAGACCCGCTCTCCTCGCTCGATCCGCGACAGACGGTCGGCCAGACGATCCGCGAGCCGCTGTCGATCCACGACTTGCCCGAGAGCGACCCGAGCGTGGCGACCGAGGCCGAGGTGACCGTCTCCGGGATCGCCCGCGACAGGGTCGGCGTGACGGTCGACGACGAGATCGACGCCGTCGTCGGCTCCGGGAGCGGCGTGGCGACGGCCCACGTCGACGTAACGGTCGCGGACGGCGAGGTTGACGTCGACGTGCGCGAACACCTCGGGGTCGAGGGGACGGTCGAGCGCACTGACGCCGGCGACGTGGAACGCGTCTCGGTGACGGTCTCTGCCGGCG encodes:
- a CDS encoding DUF7529 family protein, with protein sequence MDVEDHPLADDDDTWTTVIEECRATAEEYRDRGWTAFAAVPGDVVPVPAPGDSADEKVGLDVLLSSEEFDRLTELVEADGFDEFEAFRAHENGIVYLTLVFRATATETALCLPLYYRVAEADRMLGRVRAGDAMTTYVHALSGDERIEFDHEDPTPLFPPQDTGGA
- a CDS encoding ABC transporter ATP-binding protein, with amino-acid sequence MPPLLSLSDVRTQFSTERGQVKAVDGIDLEIREGETVGLVGESGSGKSVTALSTMGLVDDPGEIVGGTVELTDARVADELRDRYDAAEFVDGDTIDLTAAPEEALRFVRGREISMIFQDPMTSLNPSVTVGEQVAESLKLHQYGGRRKDSWFNAVREILPKISRDVDDEVREETIEVLEEVGIPEPGARIDEYPHEFSGGMRQRVLIAIALACQPGLLVADEPTTALDVTIQAQILDLIDDLQADLGMSVLMITHDLGVVAETCDRVAVMYAGEIVEEGPVEEIFGNPSHPYTYTLLESLPSEEKERLTPIEGNVPDLIDMPSGCHFAPRCPWATEECTSGEIPYLQHGAEDVDHRSKCIMESFDKNEYGDDAVGPGRDRSIGEPLVEIDGLRKYYEQTDSVLDRVLGADDRSVKAVDGIDFTINRGETLGLVGESGCGKSTAGRALLHLTKPTDGRVVFAGTDLTELDGSALREQRKNLQMIFQDPLSSLDPRQTVGQTIREPLSIHDLPESDPSVATEAEVTVSGIARDRVGVTVDDEIDAVVGSGSGVATAHVDVTVADGEVDVDVREHLGVEGTVERTDAGDVERVSVTVSAGDTDRLRRRRRVRQLLEAVGLEVGQYDRYPHELSGGQRQRVGIARALAVDPEFIVADEPVSALDVSVQAQILNLMEDLQDRFDLTYLFIAHDLSVVRHISDRVAVMYLGEIVEVAATDELFADPQHPYTKALLSAIPAPDPTVDTDDRVILEGDVPSPIDPPSGCHFRTRCPSVIPPADLDIKQETYREVMNYRQRVDRQAIDVETILEAADESPGQVAADGGTASAAPSGGDAIPPGAVEAVRDVQFDQYPDGRAGEVVDRSLRLVIAGEWEEAADILEETFASVCEREEPTLPDGDHPAACHLID